In Labrus mixtus chromosome 3, fLabMix1.1, whole genome shotgun sequence, a single window of DNA contains:
- the LOC132967249 gene encoding interferon-induced protein 44-like has translation MNPRLTRNQQRGICAQLGRFNLQLLYKASIHGFTGPAFHQQCDTRSPTVSVGFNASGYVFGGYTKQPFSQSEQYVHDDQAFLFTFSGEKLLKYPVTGPANAVRMIGNSGPYFGEALVLVTGSKPVVHSNPGNYYNFTAAEMHGNDLNMTECEVYQVVEMTALESPWRTVIWETEKRTELMDKLRTYRPLVNSVSKARVLLIGPVGAGKSSFFNSLNSVFRGHVTNQAMAGCSTTSLTTQFRTYTLKDGREGKPLPIILCDTMGLEESTGAGVGLDDIISILKGHVPDRYQFNPSASLQLDIHGYRERPELKDKVHCVVYVLDACKVSIMPSKLEEKLEVIRKKINLIGVPQLILLTKVDEACPLVLEDVRNVYKSLYIKQMMQEASSRFGLPLSCVVPVKNYSEELEVNPNCDILLLSAVNQMLRFTDNYFDDISDRVSNIKTKE, from the exons ATGAACCCTAGACTTACAAGAAACCAGCAGAGAGGAATCTGCGCCCAGCTGGGAAGATTCAATCTGCAGCTGTTGTACAAGGCCAGCATCCATGGCTTCACCGGTCCAGCCTTCCACCAACAATGTGACACCCGCAGTCCCACAGTCTCTGTGGGCTTCAATGCCTCTGGTTATGTTTTTGGAGGCTACACCAAACAACCATTCAGTCAGTCAGAACAGTATGTGCATGATGATCAGGCCTTCCTTTTCACGTTCAGTGGAGAAAAGCTCCTCAAATATCCAGTCACAGGCCCTGCTAATGCAGTGAGAATGATTGGTAATTCTGGGCCATATTTTGGAGAAGCATTGGTTCTGGTAACTGGAAGCAAACCCGTGGTCCACAGCAATCCAGGGAATTATTACAacttcactgctgcagaaatgCATGGCAATGACCTCAACATGACTGAGTGTGAAGTTTACCAAGTCGTAG aaatgacCGCACTGGAGAGCCCATGGAGAACTGTAATCTGGGAAACTGA GAAGAGAACAGAGCTGATGGATAAATTAAGGACCTACAGACCATTAGTCAACTCTGTGTCCAAGGCTCGGGTCCTGTTAATTGGGCCAGTTGGAGCTGGAAAGTCTAGCTTCTTCAATTCTCTCAActctgtgttcagaggccacgTCACCAATCAGGCCATGGCTGGATGCTCCACCACCAGCCTCACCACACAG TTTCGCACCTACACTTTGAAAGATGGGCGAGAAGGAAAACCTCTGCCAATCATCTTGTGTGATACCATGGGGTTAGAGGAAAGCACAGGGGCGGGGGTAGGCttggatgacatcatcagcatacTTAAGGGCCATGTGCCAGATCGCTATCAG TTCAACCCCTCTGCCTCTTTGCAGTTGGATATCCACGGATATCGTGAGCGTCCAGAGCTTAAGGACAAGGTCCACTGTGTTGTGTACGTCCTTGATGCCTGCAAGGTCTCCATCATGCCCTCaaagctggaggagaaactggaAGTTATCCGCAAAAAGATCAACTTGATTG GAGTCCCTCAGCTAATCCTGCTCACCAAAGTAGATGAAGCCTGTCCTCTAGTGTTAGAGGACGTGAGAAACGTTTACAAGAGTTTGTACATTAAGCAAATG ATGCAGGAGGCCAGCAGTCGGTTCGGTCTGCCGTTGTCCTGTGTTGTTCCGGTGAAGAACTACAGCGAGGAGTTGGAAGTGAACCCAAACTGTGACATCCTGCTGCTCAGTGCTGTCAATCAGATGCTTCGCTTCACTGATAACTACTTTGACGACATCAGTGACCGAGTCAGCAACATTAAAACCAAAGAGTAA
- the LOC132967226 gene encoding interferon-induced protein 44-like: MNPRLTRNQQRGICAQLGRFNLQLLYKASIHGFTGPAFHQQCDTRSPTVSVGFNASGYVFGGYTKQPFSQSEQYVHDDQAFLFTFSGEKLLKYPVTGPANAVRMIGNSGPYFGEALVLVTGSKPVVHSNPGNYYNFTAAEMHGNDLNMTECEVYQVVEMTALESPWRTVIWETEKRTELMDKLRTYRPLVNSVSKARVLLIGPVGAGKSSFFNSLNSVFRGHVTNQAMAGCSTTSLTTQFRTYTLKDGREGKPLPIILCDTMGLEESTGAGVGLDDIISILKGHVPDRYQFNPSASLQLDIHGYRERPELKDKVHCVVYVLDACKVSIMPSKLEEKLEVIRKKINLIGVPQLILLTKVDEACPLVLEDVRNVYKSLYIKQMMQEASSRFGLPLSCVVPVKNYSEELEVNPNCDILLLSAVNQMLRFTDNYFDDISDRVSNIKTKE; encoded by the exons ATGAACCCTAGACTTACAAGAAACCAGCAGAGAGGAATCTGCGCCCAGCTGGGAAGATTCAATCTGCAGCTGTTGTACAAGGCCAGCATCCATGGCTTCACCGGTCCAGCCTTCCACCAACAATGTGACACCCGCAGTCCCACAGTCTCTGTGGGCTTCAATGCCTCTGGTTATGTTTTTGGAGGCTACACCAAACAACCATTCAGTCAGTCAGAACAGTATGTGCATGATGATCAGGCCTTCCTTTTCACGTTCAGTGGAGAAAAGCTCCTCAAATATCCAGTCACAGGCCCTGCTAATGCAGTGAGAATGATTGGTAATTCTGGGCCATATTTTGGAGAAGCATTGGTTCTGGTAACTGGAAGCAAACCCGTGGTCCACAGCAATCCAGGGAATTATTACAacttcactgctgcagaaatgCATGGCAATGACCTCAACATGACTGAGTGTGAAGTTTACCAAGTCGTAG aaatgacCGCACTGGAGAGCCCATGGAGAACTGTAATCTGGGAAACTGA GAAGAGAACAGAGCTGATGGATAAATTAAGGACCTACAGACCATTAGTCAACTCTGTGTCCAAGGCTCGGGTCCTGTTAATTGGGCCAGTTGGAGCTGGAAAGTCTAGCTTCTTCAATTCTCTCAActctgtgttcagaggccacgTCACCAATCAGGCCATGGCTGGATGCTCCACCACCAGCCTCACCACACAG TTTCGCACCTACACTTTGAAAGATGGGCGAGAAGGAAAACCTCTGCCAATCATCTTGTGTGATACCATGGGGTTAGAGGAAAGCACAGGGGCGGGGGTAGGCttggatgacatcatcagcatacTTAAGGGCCATGTGCCAGATCGCTATCAG TTCAACCCCTCTGCCTCTTTGCAGTTGGATATCCACGGATATCGTGAGCGTCCAGAGCTTAAGGACAAGGTCCACTGTGTTGTGTACGTCCTTGATGCCTGCAAGGTCTCCATCATGCCCTCaaagctggaggagaaactggaAGTTATCCGCAAAAAGATCAACTTGATTG GAGTCCCTCAGCTGATCCTGCTCACCAAAGTAGATGAAGCCTGTCCTCTAGTGTTAGAGGACGTGAGAAACGTTTACAAGAGTTTGTACATTAAGCAAATG ATGCAGGAGGCCAGCAGTCGGTTCGGTCTGCCGTTGTCCTGTGTTGTTCCGGTGAAGAACTACAGCGAGGAGTTGGAAGTGAACCCAAACTGTGACATCCTGCTGCTCAGTGCTGTCAATCAGATGCTTCGCTTCACTGATAACTACTTTGACGACATCAGTGACCGAGTCAGCAACATTAAAACCAAAGAGTAA
- the LOC132967234 gene encoding interferon-induced protein 44-like: MKWTEEQKTSLMETISSYRPRCGEGTQARVLLLGPLGSGKSSFVSSVQSAFNGRVTNRAMVGSSSSSFTKKLKLFNIRDQKGEDPTGLVLCDAMGLGDGEMTGLTLHDVLSIIKGHVPEGHKFSPDQPVRSETVGYVKRPSIKDKIHCVVFVVDASKVLTYPKGLSTTFQQLREHISDLGVHQVALLTHVDHICTETAKDVTKVYESRVIKDMMAKAGALLGMSTSYIVPVKNYSSELDVDANTDVLLLSAVDHILQYADLYFQDNTPQNIQPKLDLTL; this comes from the exons ATGAAGTGGACTGAAGA GCAGAAGACAAGTCTGATGGAGACCATCAGCTCCTACAGACCGAGGTGTGGGGAGGGGACTCAGGCTCGGGTGCTCCTCCTGGGACCTCTCGGTTCAGGAAAGTCCAGCTTTGTCAGTTCGGTTCAGTCTGCGTTTAATGGAAGAGTAACGAACCGGGCCATGGTgggctcctcctcttccagctTCACCAAGAAG CTGAAGTTGTTCAACATCCGTGATCAGAAGGGAGAGGATCCTACTGGACTGGTTCTGTGTGATGCTATGGGCCTaggagatggagagatgacGGGCCTGACGCTCCATGACGTCCTGTCCATCATCAAAGGTCATGTACCCGAGGGACACAAG TTCAGCCCAGACCAGCCGGTGAGGTCTGAGACTGTGGGCTATGTGAAACGGCCCAGCATCAAAGATAAGAtccattgtgttgtttttgtggtgGACGCCTCTAAAGTCCTGACCTACCCCAAAGGCCTCAGCACCACCTTCCAGCAGCTCCGAGAGCACATCAGTGACCTGG GTGTTCACCAGGTGGCTCTACTCACCCACGTAGACCATATTTGTACAGAAACGGCCAAAGATGTCACCAAGGTTTACGAAAGCAGAGTCATCAAGGACATg atggcTAAAGCTGGAGCTCTGTTGGGTATGTCCACCTCCTACATCGTCCCAGTGAAGAACTACTCATCAGAGTTGGATGTGGATGCTAACACTGATGTGCTTCTGCTAAGTGCTGTGGACCACATCCTGCAGTATGCTGATCTGTATTTCCAGGACAATACACCACAGAACATCCAGCCAAAGTTAGACTTAACATTATAG